The Methanothrix sp. genome has a segment encoding these proteins:
- a CDS encoding phage holin family protein gives MTRARSRQEKKRDQIDDLAIALISLILQAGVLVVLSIYLPGLAVLSLEGAALFVLVLGLANSFLIFPLISLSIRLHPLLFPLMLFSMNGILVLLAGSIFPDVSISSIWTAILVSFVISTTGMVVGGAFAVDDSHSYQRFVIRPLMERYGSGKRIEVPGVVFLEIDGLSEEMLHKAVFEGYMPTMKRWLESGSHRLAGWDTDLSCQTGGSQPGILHGNNFNIPGFRWFEKSSQKLYSSDRPGNVSEIEDRVSDSRGLLADNGSSRTNMYSGDAPESLLTVSTIGAGKKGITLEYFLFFANPFMLARTAGIFVSHLVEEMIEGSLQWARRERPRINRFGYYPFIRALATAVLRELAIFALAGDMIRSLPVMYATFVGYDEVAHHSGVARKDALRVLRGLDKMFGWLEELAEATDRPYRFVVLSDHGQSNGATFRQRTGKTLEEVVEELVELETFSPPSEDETWLRVNSLLTDISRQDSRSGRLVGRAVRGRMKEGGVVLGPKVKDLGEEDGDDKSRRTRRGTDRSTEESIEESIEESIEESIEESIEESIEESIEKTINRSIDKPIDKAIVLASGNLGLIYFTASKERLSLEEINRRYPHLISGLLRYPEIGFLMVRSAAQGPLVIGAKGIYHLWEGWAQGEDPLESYGRLAPRQLIYEDSFDNCPDILVNSFYSQETDEVAAFEELVGSHGGLGGSQTKGILIYPADLPLSLEPIVGASSLHRAIKQWVPAE, from the coding sequence ATGACCAGAGCCCGGTCCCGCCAGGAAAAAAAGAGAGACCAGATCGATGATCTGGCCATAGCTCTCATATCCCTGATACTGCAGGCGGGCGTCCTGGTCGTATTGAGCATCTATCTTCCTGGACTTGCTGTTCTGAGCCTGGAAGGGGCAGCGCTCTTCGTCCTGGTGCTCGGACTGGCAAACAGCTTTCTCATTTTTCCCCTGATCAGCCTCTCCATTCGCCTCCATCCCCTGCTCTTTCCCCTTATGCTGTTCAGCATGAACGGCATACTGGTGCTGCTTGCGGGATCCATCTTTCCTGATGTCTCCATATCTTCCATCTGGACGGCAATTCTGGTCTCATTTGTGATCTCCACCACGGGAATGGTCGTCGGCGGAGCCTTTGCCGTGGATGACTCCCATAGCTATCAGCGCTTTGTGATCAGACCGTTGATGGAGAGGTATGGCAGCGGAAAGAGGATCGAGGTGCCGGGAGTGGTATTCCTGGAGATAGACGGACTCTCTGAAGAAATGCTGCATAAGGCTGTCTTTGAAGGCTATATGCCCACGATGAAGAGATGGCTGGAGAGCGGCAGCCACAGACTCGCAGGCTGGGATACGGATCTATCCTGCCAGACAGGCGGATCCCAGCCGGGAATACTCCATGGCAACAACTTCAACATCCCTGGATTTCGCTGGTTTGAAAAAAGCTCGCAGAAGCTCTACTCCTCCGACCGGCCCGGCAATGTCTCAGAGATCGAGGATAGGGTCTCAGATAGCAGGGGACTGCTGGCCGACAATGGTAGCAGCAGGACGAATATGTATTCAGGGGATGCGCCTGAAAGCCTGCTGACAGTCAGCACCATCGGGGCGGGAAAGAAGGGCATTACTCTGGAGTACTTCCTCTTCTTTGCCAACCCCTTTATGCTGGCCAGGACAGCGGGGATATTCGTATCCCATCTGGTGGAGGAGATGATCGAGGGCTCTCTTCAATGGGCCAGAAGAGAGAGGCCCCGCATCAACCGCTTTGGATATTATCCATTCATCCGTGCCCTTGCCACAGCCGTCCTGCGGGAGCTGGCCATCTTCGCTTTGGCCGGAGATATGATCCGCTCCCTCCCGGTCATGTATGCAACCTTCGTCGGCTATGATGAGGTCGCCCACCACTCTGGTGTAGCCCGCAAGGATGCCCTGCGCGTCCTAAGAGGCCTGGATAAGATGTTCGGGTGGCTGGAGGAGCTGGCAGAGGCTACAGACCGGCCATATAGATTCGTTGTGCTCTCCGATCACGGCCAGAGCAATGGCGCCACCTTTCGCCAAAGGACTGGAAAAACCCTGGAAGAGGTGGTAGAGGAGCTGGTAGAGCTGGAGACCTTCTCACCACCCTCAGAGGATGAGACCTGGCTGAGGGTCAATTCCCTGTTAACTGACATCTCCCGCCAGGATAGCCGCAGCGGACGGCTGGTGGGCAGGGCGGTAAGAGGAAGGATGAAGGAAGGAGGGGTGGTCCTGGGGCCAAAGGTGAAGGATCTGGGGGAGGAAGATGGAGATGATAAGAGCAGGAGAACGAGAAGGGGCACCGACAGATCCACCGAAGAATCCATCGAAGAGTCCATCGAAGAGTCCATCGAAGAATCCATCGAAGAATCCATCGAAGAATCCATCGAAGAATCCATCGAAAAAACCATCAACAGATCTATCGATAAACCCATTGACAAAGCCATCGTCCTGGCATCGGGAAATCTGGGGCTGATCTATTTCACTGCCTCAAAGGAGCGCCTGAGCTTGGAGGAGATCAACCGCCGGTATCCCCATCTGATCTCAGGCCTTTTGAGATATCCTGAGATCGGCTTTCTCATGGTTCGTTCCGCCGCCCAGGGGCCTTTAGTCATCGGGGCAAAGGGCATCTACCACCTCTGGGAGGGGTGGGCGCAGGGAGAAGATCCTCTGGAGAGCTATGGAAGGCTGGCTCCAAGACAGTTGATCTACGAGGACAGCTTCGATAACTGCCCAGATATCCTGGTCAACAGCTTCTACAGCCAGGAGACGGATGAGGTGGCGGCCTTCGAGGAGCTGGTGGGATCTCATGGAGGATTAGGCGGCAGCCAGACCAAAGGGATTCTCATCTATCCTGCAGACCTGCCCCTGAGCCTGGAGCCCATTGTGGGGGCCAGCTCTCTGCATAGAGCAATAAAACAATGGGTACCGGCGGAATAA
- the cas2 gene encoding CRISPR-associated endonuclease Cas2, translated as MHLSGRNCFVVSYDIMDPRRLQRVHKSMKGFGEPIHYSVFRCNLTPKGRVELIAALTGLIKHDQDRIMIIDLGPADGGADDRIEFIGVRAVDSSPKAVIV; from the coding sequence ATGCATTTGTCCGGACGAAATTGTTTCGTGGTGAGCTATGATATCATGGATCCTAGACGGCTGCAAAGGGTGCATAAGAGCATGAAAGGTTTTGGTGAGCCTATCCACTATTCCGTTTTTCGCTGCAATCTAACGCCCAAAGGCCGGGTGGAATTGATCGCCGCCCTTACTGGCCTCATCAAGCACGACCAGGACAGGATCATGATCATTGATCTGGGACCGGCGGATGGCGGAGCGGATGATAGAATTGAGTTCATCGGGGTTAGAGCGGTGGATTCCTCGCCCAAAGCAGTCATAGTCTGA
- a CDS encoding ABC transporter ATP-binding protein, which produces MYSIETRDLTKRFVLYRGFLDAIRRSEDRETLTTLNKINIKVQEGEVFGLLGPNGAGKSTLIKILCTLILPSEGEAYINGYDVVAEGQRVRESLGFVTTDERSFYWRLSGRENLRFFATLYNLPQSAVRARTEELLEVVRLKHRADEPFYSYSAGMKQQMAIARGLLNDPAVLFMDEPTRSLDPGAANDLRRFIKEEIVKEKGKTIFISTHQLDEAEELCDRLAVLDEGRIKASGRPDELKSGLPEGSTLGDVFCHYTGKASLEGHSGSGSGSGSLPVHIPRQRGRGRGMVGKRGW; this is translated from the coding sequence ATGTATTCAATTGAGACACGGGATTTAACCAAGAGGTTTGTGCTGTATAGAGGATTCCTGGATGCCATAAGAAGATCAGAAGACAGAGAGACTCTGACCACCCTGAATAAGATCAACATCAAGGTTCAAGAGGGAGAGGTCTTCGGCCTTCTCGGCCCCAATGGAGCTGGCAAGTCCACTCTGATCAAGATACTGTGCACCCTGATCCTTCCATCGGAGGGTGAGGCTTATATCAACGGCTATGATGTGGTGGCAGAGGGTCAGAGGGTCAGGGAGTCGCTGGGGTTTGTGACCACCGATGAGAGGAGCTTTTACTGGAGGCTCTCGGGCAGGGAGAACCTGCGGTTCTTTGCCACCCTCTACAATCTGCCTCAGAGTGCCGTCCGGGCAAGAACAGAGGAGCTTTTAGAGGTGGTCCGGCTAAAACACCGGGCGGATGAGCCCTTCTACAGCTACTCTGCCGGGATGAAGCAGCAGATGGCCATAGCGCGGGGGCTTTTGAACGATCCTGCAGTCCTCTTCATGGACGAGCCCACCCGGAGCCTGGACCCGGGGGCGGCAAATGATCTGAGGAGGTTCATCAAGGAGGAGATTGTGAAGGAGAAGGGCAAGACCATCTTCATCTCCACTCATCAGCTGGATGAGGCGGAGGAGCTGTGCGATAGGTTGGCAGTGCTGGACGAGGGAAGGATCAAGGCCAGTGGGAGGCCTGATGAGCTTAAGTCCGGCCTTCCTGAGGGCAGCACTCTGGGGGATGTCTTCTGCCATTATACCGGCAAAGCATCCCTCGAGGGGCATTCGGGCTCGGGCTCAGGTTCAGGCTCACTTCCGGTGCACATTCCCAGGCAGAGGGGCAGGGGGCGGGGAATGGTCGGGAAGAGGGGGTGGTGA
- a CDS encoding ABC transporter permease has product MVIIFEKAFWFIKKGYMLQLSYKFDFFLRLFFMLFNILTYYFIAKLIGDGAAKYLEPYGGDYFSFVLIGMAFSGYLMISLRSFSESVRDEQMMGTLEAMLVTPTSTSSIIALSSLWNFIFASFRVLMYLIIGIMLGVDMSRANVGGAILILILTIICFSSIGILSASFIMVFKRGDPINMLLMSSSELFGGVLFPIEVFPSWLQNISHILPITYSVNGMRHALLQGYSVSELAPELLTLALFSIVLLPVSLFVFERAVLRVKAEGGLVQY; this is encoded by the coding sequence GTGGTGATCATCTTCGAGAAGGCATTCTGGTTCATCAAGAAGGGCTATATGCTGCAGTTGAGCTATAAGTTCGACTTCTTCTTGAGGCTGTTTTTCATGCTCTTCAACATCCTGACCTATTACTTCATCGCCAAATTGATCGGGGATGGGGCGGCCAAGTATCTGGAGCCGTATGGCGGGGATTACTTCTCCTTTGTCCTCATTGGCATGGCCTTCTCCGGCTATCTCATGATCTCCCTGAGAAGCTTCTCTGAGAGTGTGCGGGATGAGCAGATGATGGGGACTTTGGAGGCCATGCTGGTGACCCCCACCAGCACATCGAGCATCATCGCCCTGTCCTCCCTCTGGAACTTCATATTCGCCTCCTTCCGGGTGCTGATGTATCTGATCATAGGGATCATGCTGGGGGTGGATATGAGCCGGGCCAATGTTGGGGGCGCCATATTGATTCTGATCCTCACCATAATATGCTTCAGCAGCATAGGAATACTATCGGCCAGCTTCATCATGGTCTTCAAACGGGGAGATCCGATCAATATGCTCTTAATGAGCAGCTCTGAGCTCTTTGGAGGGGTCCTATTCCCAATTGAGGTATTCCCGTCCTGGCTGCAGAACATCTCCCATATCCTGCCCATCACCTACTCAGTGAATGGCATGAGGCATGCTCTGCTGCAGGGGTACAGCGTCAGCGAGCTGGCCCCGGAGCTACTCACTCTGGCTCTGTTCTCAATTGTGCTCCTCCCGGTGAGCCTGTTCGTATTCGAGAGGGCGGTCTTGAGGGTCAAGGCAGAGGGGGGGCTGGTGCAGTACTGA
- the cas1 gene encoding CRISPR-associated endonuclease Cas1, producing the protein MPDLIPARMLAEFAYCPRLCYIEWIDGEFADNEDTVDGRFQHRRVDEDTENDPMDDDLEAIHLRSVSLAGPEVGVTCRIDLLEKEGKRATPVEYKRGKAPDIPEGAYEPERVQLCAQGLVLRENGFQCEQGIVYFVRSRKRVPVTFDKALVKRTRGLISELRRAAIEKKIPPPLKESPKCNRCSLAGICLPDEVNLLREMEEKRGSEKGIMVRVRKLIPARDDYQPVYVVGHGNSLRKKGDVLEIWSRDEGRIKEVRLREISQVNLYGAVDVSTPALVDLMQRGIPVLHFTRGGWFQGVSLGHTHKNVELRMKQFEWAADRKRSLAIARSMISGKIKNCRTQLRRNDPEPSAAVLESLDRLSRDAKKASSAEKLLGIEGAAAELYFGRLDRLLKGNEDFSLQSRNRRPPKDPVNAVLSYLYAVLAKEMFVTLLAVGFDPYLGFYHRPRYGRPALALDMMEEFRPMIADSTAITLFNKRELGDKDFIRTGLGIALTSKGKKTVIGGYERQMEAEITHPLFGYTVSYRRIFEVQVRLLSRVLFGEIKEYPAFSRR; encoded by the coding sequence GTGCCAGATCTGATCCCGGCGAGGATGCTGGCGGAGTTTGCCTACTGTCCCAGGCTCTGCTACATCGAATGGATCGATGGGGAGTTTGCGGACAATGAGGATACCGTTGATGGCAGGTTCCAACACCGTCGGGTGGATGAAGATACAGAGAACGACCCGATGGACGATGATTTGGAGGCCATCCACCTCCGCTCAGTATCCCTGGCCGGTCCGGAGGTGGGAGTCACCTGCAGGATAGACCTCCTGGAGAAGGAAGGCAAGAGAGCAACTCCGGTGGAGTACAAGAGGGGAAAGGCTCCTGATATTCCGGAGGGGGCATATGAGCCGGAGCGGGTGCAGCTCTGTGCTCAGGGGCTGGTCCTGCGGGAGAACGGCTTTCAATGCGAGCAGGGGATCGTCTATTTCGTCCGTTCCAGGAAGAGGGTGCCGGTCACCTTCGACAAAGCCCTGGTTAAGAGGACCCGAGGGCTGATATCCGAATTGAGAAGAGCTGCTATTGAAAAAAAGATCCCTCCACCCCTAAAGGAGAGCCCTAAGTGCAATCGCTGCTCGTTGGCTGGCATCTGCCTTCCGGATGAGGTGAACCTGCTCAGAGAGATGGAGGAGAAGAGGGGATCAGAAAAAGGGATAATGGTGCGGGTCAGGAAGCTTATTCCAGCGCGGGACGACTACCAGCCAGTTTATGTCGTAGGACATGGCAATTCTCTGCGAAAGAAGGGCGATGTCCTGGAGATCTGGTCCAGGGATGAGGGCAGGATAAAGGAGGTGAGGCTGAGGGAGATCTCGCAGGTCAATTTATATGGAGCAGTGGATGTATCGACTCCGGCCCTGGTGGACCTGATGCAGCGGGGAATTCCGGTTCTGCATTTCACCCGGGGAGGATGGTTTCAGGGGGTGAGCCTGGGCCACACACACAAGAATGTGGAGCTTAGGATGAAGCAGTTCGAGTGGGCTGCAGACCGGAAGAGATCGCTGGCCATTGCCCGGTCCATGATATCGGGGAAGATCAAAAACTGCAGGACTCAGTTGCGCAGAAATGATCCAGAGCCTTCGGCGGCAGTGTTGGAGAGCCTGGACAGACTCTCTCGTGATGCGAAGAAGGCATCAAGCGCGGAAAAGCTCCTTGGAATCGAGGGAGCGGCGGCGGAGCTTTACTTTGGCCGGCTGGACCGACTGTTGAAAGGGAATGAGGACTTCTCTCTCCAGAGCAGGAACAGGCGTCCGCCAAAGGATCCGGTCAATGCTGTTCTCTCATACCTTTATGCCGTCCTGGCGAAGGAGATGTTTGTTACCCTGCTGGCGGTGGGCTTTGATCCGTACCTTGGATTCTACCACCGGCCGAGGTATGGCCGGCCGGCACTGGCACTGGATATGATGGAGGAGTTCAGGCCGATGATTGCAGACTCGACGGCAATAACACTCTTCAATAAAAGAGAGCTTGGTGATAAGGATTTTATCCGAACAGGTCTAGGCATCGCTCTTACCTCGAAGGGCAAGAAGACGGTCATTGGAGGCTATGAAAGGCAAATGGAAGCTGAGATCACTCACCCTCTATTTGGCTACACCGTCAGCTACAGGCGTATATTTGAGGTTCAAGTCAGGCTTCTCTCCAGAGTTCTCTTTGGTGAAATAAAGGAGTATCCTGCATTCAGCAGGAGGTGA
- a CDS encoding FmdE family protein — translation MQKRSMLIPLAILLALIPGMALADNAMMEELGSKAARIAMQELDVQKGDANLLILTDAGHAIIDGQTTQAAIKGLSAESGNSVGDGNLFQVLRAHFKPLWFYFFDKSDGEAVYLEVNSEALASSPEAFSALENDKVFSKISKAFVDIDYLESHTDEGNATFNEKAFNGNEGSLIPISNVWARGGSFDFVQATCFHDHLCPGVTSGLFLAKYVEEKLPITNSSESYKVISCPNWCKEDLLQMRWDATPGKSGMFVMALSDKERKAVPGIAGIFIRWNSTSNDGDALVLAYNTSSMESDWTGPAWGSKIASAVALLNHTDSPDSFVSTIKEFKVDQEKLSLMQNAGMHPLKVAGVL, via the coding sequence ATGCAAAAGAGATCTATGTTAATCCCCCTGGCCATCCTTCTGGCACTGATTCCAGGAATGGCCCTGGCGGATAACGCTATGATGGAAGAGCTGGGCTCAAAGGCGGCCCGGATAGCTATGCAGGAGCTGGATGTCCAGAAAGGAGATGCCAACCTGTTGATTCTGACCGATGCTGGGCATGCCATCATCGATGGCCAGACAACCCAGGCCGCTATCAAGGGCCTATCGGCAGAGAGCGGGAACAGCGTAGGAGATGGCAATCTCTTCCAGGTTCTGAGGGCCCATTTCAAGCCCCTGTGGTTCTACTTCTTTGATAAATCCGATGGCGAAGCAGTCTACTTGGAAGTGAATAGTGAGGCCTTGGCGAGCAGCCCGGAGGCATTCTCTGCCCTGGAGAATGATAAGGTCTTCAGCAAGATCTCAAAGGCCTTTGTGGACATCGATTATCTGGAGAGCCATACCGATGAGGGCAATGCCACCTTTAACGAAAAGGCCTTCAACGGCAATGAAGGATCTCTGATTCCCATCTCCAATGTCTGGGCAAGAGGCGGCTCCTTTGATTTCGTCCAGGCCACCTGCTTCCACGATCACCTCTGCCCCGGCGTTACCAGTGGCTTATTCCTGGCCAAGTATGTCGAGGAGAAGCTGCCCATAACCAATAGCAGCGAGAGCTACAAGGTCATATCCTGCCCCAACTGGTGCAAAGAGGATCTCTTACAGATGCGCTGGGATGCCACTCCCGGAAAGAGCGGCATGTTCGTGATGGCCCTCAGCGATAAAGAGAGAAAGGCGGTGCCGGGAATTGCAGGGATATTCATCCGCTGGAATTCCACCTCCAATGATGGCGATGCTCTGGTTCTGGCCTATAACACCAGCTCTATGGAGAGCGACTGGACTGGACCTGCCTGGGGAAGCAAGATCGCCAGCGCTGTGGCCCTCCTGAACCATACTGACAGCCCGGACAGCTTTGTCTCCACCATCAAGGAGTTCAAGGTCGACCAGGAGAAGCTATCTCTGATGCAGAACGCCGGCATGCATCCTTTGAAGGTTGCTGGCGTTTTGTGA
- a CDS encoding CHAT domain-containing protein, translating to MTGRSIRDMKEAVFGEKGPDPEILVHLAPFLSEPLLFRAIAIANAVSDPFQRAMILIALAGSAQLSEEKRELLVKAARNAANEISSKPERMQVLAKILPLAFGKDHLLLRYEQQRMERLSRGEKKWRAQPPLEASTDKERPGGSKPEKRPLIERIADRDDDEMSTLAREALARLQTRTVNTGFASLSQASVPLHPSSPLDPGQNYYFWLDIGRPTLCSIEATPTAIPDYIPPKARLVVAIFPFDEEIEIVPGADIGELELEEDGTAIVLRQPQQALEGIEVPLGDLLNRRLLFPVKAPQKEGAFRLRCNIYYQQILIQSRLVRAVVARDGLPREGALQSVIDYALSHTLWAEHLQSLSPHRLSILLNSNGDGTHTLSFLGAEGNDLFKDSAVIPATELKIPAENGRKGLWKVSWGEEKPWRDDGRLTYRYANRFPERASDLKRLEEDLIFLARRGYILYNAIIDKFTRSRGKSSELARLMLNPGMVQIAIRDSPTQILPASLFYDYPLDTQADGYKICEAFLAALQSSMPLHQAACFTGQCPHSRRDANGNPDGYICPSGFWGYRHSLGFPPSLADGMDVPAEIPMDEGPRMVVGAATNLDRLDDHMRALREIRRDAVWNYSEKRMEIIHNLQKEKGRTHLIYFYCHGGITANNLPYLQVGDGTGSDFIDGSNLRAYEINWDGPQPLVFINGCHTTALDPEKAINMVADFVSAGSAGVVGTETTIFEPLACSFAEACLSYFLKEKCSIGDAIRMARLKLLGEYNPLGLVYTPFVLPSLHVREGVSNPPQRDRGREKRDGIPGSPIE from the coding sequence ATGACCGGCCGGTCGATAAGGGATATGAAAGAGGCGGTCTTCGGCGAGAAGGGGCCCGATCCGGAGATTCTGGTACATCTGGCCCCCTTCCTCTCTGAGCCTCTTCTCTTTAGAGCGATAGCAATTGCCAATGCCGTCTCTGATCCTTTCCAGCGTGCTATGATACTCATAGCCCTGGCAGGATCAGCTCAGCTCTCTGAGGAGAAGAGAGAGCTGCTGGTCAAGGCTGCCCGGAATGCAGCAAATGAGATCTCATCCAAGCCTGAAAGGATGCAGGTGCTTGCAAAGATTCTGCCACTGGCATTTGGCAAGGATCATCTCTTGCTGAGGTATGAGCAGCAGAGAATGGAGCGCCTCTCAAGAGGAGAGAAGAAGTGGCGGGCACAACCCCCATTGGAGGCATCGACAGATAAAGAGCGGCCAGGCGGGAGCAAACCAGAAAAGAGGCCTCTGATCGAACGGATTGCGGACAGGGACGATGATGAGATGAGCACTCTGGCCAGAGAGGCTCTGGCCCGCCTCCAGACCCGCACTGTCAATACCGGCTTTGCATCTTTGTCGCAGGCCTCTGTTCCCCTGCATCCAAGCTCTCCCCTGGATCCAGGCCAGAATTATTACTTCTGGCTGGATATTGGCCGGCCGACTCTGTGCTCTATTGAGGCCACCCCCACAGCGATTCCCGATTACATACCGCCCAAGGCCAGGCTGGTGGTAGCCATCTTCCCCTTCGATGAGGAGATCGAGATCGTCCCCGGGGCCGATATCGGGGAGCTGGAGCTAGAAGAGGATGGTACTGCAATTGTATTGCGCCAGCCCCAGCAGGCGCTGGAGGGCATAGAAGTACCGTTGGGGGATCTTCTCAATCGACGCCTGCTCTTTCCGGTAAAGGCTCCGCAGAAGGAGGGAGCATTCCGCCTGCGCTGCAATATCTACTATCAGCAGATCCTCATCCAATCCAGGCTGGTGAGAGCTGTGGTGGCAAGAGATGGCTTGCCCAGAGAAGGAGCCTTGCAGTCGGTGATCGATTATGCCCTCAGCCATACTCTGTGGGCAGAGCATCTGCAGAGCCTTTCTCCCCACCGCCTCAGCATCCTTCTGAACAGCAATGGCGATGGCACCCATACCCTCAGCTTTCTGGGAGCGGAGGGGAATGATCTCTTCAAGGACAGCGCTGTGATACCGGCGACAGAGTTGAAGATCCCAGCTGAGAACGGCAGAAAAGGGCTGTGGAAGGTTTCCTGGGGCGAGGAAAAGCCATGGAGAGATGATGGGAGACTGACCTACCGCTATGCGAATCGCTTTCCCGAAAGGGCTTCGGATCTCAAGAGGCTGGAAGAGGACCTGATATTCCTGGCCAGAAGGGGGTACATACTCTATAATGCCATCATCGACAAGTTCACCCGCAGCCGGGGCAAGAGCTCAGAGCTGGCCCGGCTGATGCTCAATCCCGGCATGGTGCAGATCGCTATCAGAGACTCGCCCACCCAGATCCTTCCTGCCTCTTTATTCTACGATTATCCTCTTGATACTCAGGCGGATGGCTATAAGATCTGTGAGGCTTTTCTAGCTGCACTCCAAAGCAGCATGCCTCTGCATCAGGCAGCCTGCTTTACCGGCCAGTGCCCCCACTCCAGGAGAGATGCCAATGGCAATCCAGATGGCTATATCTGTCCAAGCGGATTTTGGGGCTACAGGCATAGCCTGGGGTTTCCCCCATCCCTGGCCGATGGAATGGATGTGCCCGCAGAAATCCCTATGGATGAAGGTCCGCGGATGGTGGTGGGTGCAGCAACAAACCTCGACCGCCTCGATGATCATATGAGGGCTCTGAGAGAGATCAGGAGAGATGCAGTCTGGAATTATTCAGAGAAACGCATGGAGATCATCCATAATCTTCAGAAAGAGAAGGGAAGAACACATCTGATCTATTTCTACTGCCATGGCGGAATCACAGCCAACAACCTTCCATACCTGCAGGTGGGAGACGGGACGGGCAGCGACTTTATAGATGGCTCGAATCTGCGTGCTTATGAGATCAACTGGGACGGACCTCAGCCCCTGGTCTTCATCAATGGCTGCCATACCACCGCCCTGGATCCGGAAAAGGCCATCAACATGGTTGCCGATTTCGTCAGCGCGGGCAGCGCGGGGGTGGTTGGAACGGAGACGACCATCTTTGAGCCCCTGGCATGCAGCTTCGCCGAGGCCTGCCTGAGCTATTTCCTCAAAGAGAAGTGCAGCATAGGAGATGCTATAAGAATGGCCAGGCTGAAGCTGCTCGGAGAATACAACCCTCTGGGCCTGGTTTATACCCCATTTGTCCTTCCCAGCCTTCATGTAAGGGAAGGCGTCTCGAATCCACCCCAAAGGGACAGAGGGAGAGAGAAGAGAGATGGAATCCCAGGCTCACCCATAGAATAG
- a CDS encoding nicotinamide-nucleotide adenylyltransferase, which yields MRGLYIGRFQPYHLGHQAVLEEISREVDEIVIVIGSAQESHDPEDPFTSGERMEMIYAALGKGELRKKCIVTTLQDINRNSLWVSHLQSMVPCFDLVYSNNPLVIRLFVEAGVEVKKPPLYQRDVYSGSAIRALMREGGDWERLVPHSVAEFIREIGGVERLCQVSRSDSAYSQDGAMYNSSMI from the coding sequence ATGCGCGGACTGTACATCGGGCGCTTTCAGCCCTATCATCTCGGCCATCAGGCTGTCTTAGAGGAGATCTCCCGGGAGGTTGATGAGATTGTGATAGTGATCGGAAGCGCCCAGGAGAGCCATGATCCTGAGGATCCCTTCACCAGCGGGGAGAGGATGGAGATGATCTATGCCGCTCTGGGGAAGGGAGAGCTGCGCAAGAAATGTATCGTCACCACACTGCAGGATATCAACCGCAATTCGTTATGGGTCTCTCACCTTCAGTCCATGGTGCCCTGCTTCGACCTGGTCTACTCCAACAATCCCCTGGTCATCCGGCTCTTCGTTGAGGCCGGGGTTGAGGTGAAAAAGCCCCCCCTGTATCAGAGAGATGTGTACTCAGGATCGGCCATTCGCGCTCTCATGCGGGAGGGAGGGGATTGGGAGAGGCTGGTGCCTCATTCAGTGGCGGAGTTCATCCGGGAAATCGGCGGGGTGGAGCGGCTCTGTCAGGTCTCAAGGAGCGACAGCGCCTATTCCCAGGATGGGGCGATGTATAACTCCAGTATGATCTAG